A window of the Zeugodacus cucurbitae isolate PBARC_wt_2022May chromosome 2, idZeuCucr1.2, whole genome shotgun sequence genome harbors these coding sequences:
- the LOC105217809 gene encoding protein mesh isoform X4, giving the protein MRFKILLAFALACVFSTLVTASENYSSELDNDAQAIDPKFKVSKDAEFVEMIPEVVQEHAKPPPPTVAPTTTTRITTEKTKPPVAIAPLPKNGVTPRNQTKSFLERTGALKMSEDFYLGELGFDINNDNGYDWSNPNNPTAPSVIPSQAAGGYVISSQRLQEIRSNLMYWYFDKDMNGGRGDYQYDIHASMTQLHKNLNFRLPFFGFIYNYTRLSLNGYLEFSDPPEYLTYPLVFPVKDWPKRRDPAFIGIWFSKCRVGRIYPTDVDQRTPGVYFRLERDLLRRTDRFGVEVRERTMWDIREGVVGAETFIPKHVLIATWKNVSFAGGIDNALFTTNTFQMVLATDEVYTYAIYNYDLLKWSSNTEAGGDTTTGEGGVPAFVGFNAGNGTRSYEYTPYSQQMVIRDLTSRGWGNGFPGRHLFRIDEQILIGSCNKDIDASHLPLTFAPEAGNMLGGTVVNITGPCFDPKKRVTCHFDTEDVLGTYVNKNRVICIQPFLKAEGWVRFEISIGNQRFKWRGRYFVETPALATEKIFFETENVHKKSPDQIQINWDPYNLTSNGNANIMISLWGYREVTIYPQLEYIDVIEAGLTNTGSYVIYPKNYVNRNNYNNDLQFGFLQINLTNPEQYSGLKISPTLWSRPIPLGWYFNKQWERKHGLRWPEALCENWIRNDRYLRTFTGDLPLCPCTLEQAVYDKGRYRPDKECDKDSNPTCLRHKNAIHCVVSGNPVAEGAEQQCCYDRYGFLMLTQDQVWGSRPRRNHNLGKMPWNEAGKVPTLSNWFHDMRPWYSCCHWQKEQSVNCETFRFERRPTQDCVGYQAPGVSGVFGDPHFITYDGTQYTFNGLGEFVLSRSVAADRRFEVQGRFEQVPKNQYGAVMATQLTALAMRGNTTTTIEVLLRPKFARWRYALDVLADGRRIYFDRESMRFQHFDGVTVYTPTYLLNQSQVIVMFDSGVGVEVVENEGYMTGRVYLPWDFINKTAGLFGNWSFNPLDDFALPDGTVANLNLNNFQQIYTNFGLKWMLADRNIPGVGTALFSRENGRTASYYSNASFVPNFMKEPQDFLPSNRSYDVERAEELCGESYQCRYDYGMTLNSDMAHFTKNYYDSLVNIRNLNSKRVVSCGVLETPRFGRKLSFDFMPGARISFECNEGFVLMGDQRRECMANGLWNVPEYGYTYCLREVFYTRRVAFIAIAIIVGVICPLMICIVCGIYRFRQKQLKEDPAWQMTIPRSRASSRSNLRQLSGPDDDSDTDATGTLKKTKKWDLDDEDVTSSEGDKPRQMGRRSLRANSGTDHDLHEEEEDGTAVDEPGQTRVQGQAHDATDTANPAAYNQPPSPETDEEPQHSSVLHQQYSPTFSGADSRNSSMNYQPNAAVQNRFGGVPVLPNNTQFFNRPPSNIPAGATSIPLRQAPTVTPITNTAMPLTQDNGLPSPPYAASPTPSVQRSTEV; this is encoded by the exons aTGCGTTTCAAAATCCTGCTAGCCTTCGCGCTAGCCTGTGTCTTCTCGACCTTAGTCACCGcaagtgaaaattattcttCGGAACTCGATAACGATGCGCAAGCAATTGATCCCAAATTTAAGGTGTCTAAAGATGCCGAGTTCGTCGAAATGATACCGGAAGTCGTGCAAGAACACGCGAAGCCACCACCTCCAACAgttgcgccaacaacaacaaccaggaTCACAACAGAAAAGACAAAACCGCCGGTGGCGATTGCGCCACTGCCCAAAAATGGTGTGACACCCAGAAATCAGACAAAGAGCTTCCTggaaagaactggagctctgaAGATGAGCGAAGACTTCTATCTGGGCGAATTGGGTTTCGATATCAACAATGACAACGGATATGATTGGT CAAATCCCAATAATCCTACGGCTCCATCCGTTATACCATCCCAAGCGGCAGGCGGTTATGTGATCTCCTCGCAGCGCTTACAGGAGATTCGTTCGAATCTAATGTACTGGTATTTCGACAAGGACATGAATGGTGGCCGAGGTGATTACCAATACGACATACATGCCTCCATGACACAGTTGCACAAAAATCTGAACTTCCGCCTGCCTTTCTTTGGCTTCATCTACAATTACACACGC CTCTCGCTCAATGGCTATTTGGAGTTCTCCGATCCACCAGAGTATCTCACATATCCGCTAGTCTTCCCCGTAAAGGATTGGCCGAAGCGTCGTGATCCCGCTTTTATTGGTATATGGTTTTCAAAATGCCGTGTGGGGCGCATATATCCGACGGATGTTGATCAACGCACACCCGGTGTGTACTTCCG GCTCGAACGTGATCTGCTTCGACGCACAGACCGTTTCGGCGTTGAGGTGCGTGAGCGCACCATGTGGGATATACGAGAGGGCGTCGTGGGCGCCGAGACCTTCATACCGAAACACGTGCTCATCGCAACATGGAAGAACGTCTCATTCGCCGGTGGCATCGACAATGCGCTTTTCACG ACAAACACATTCCAAATGGTTTTGGCCACCGATGAGGTATACACATATGCCATCTACAATTACGATTTGCTGAAGTGGTCCTCGAACACAGAGGCGGGCGGTGATACAACAACTGGCGAGGGCGGTGTACCGGCTttt GTGGGCTTCAATGCCGGTAACGGTACACGCTCCTACGAGTATACACCCTACAGCCAGCAGATGGTGATACGTGACTTGACGAGTCGTGGTTGGGGCAATGGGTTCCCGGGTCGCCATCTCTTCCGTATTGACGAGCAGATTCTAATTGGTTCCTGTAATAAGGATATCG ATGCTTCGCACTTGCCGTTGACTTTCGCGCCCGAAGCCGGTAATATGTTGGGCGGCACTGTGGTCAACATCACCGGCCCTTGCTTCGATCCGAAGAAACGCGTGACATGCCACTTCGACACGGAGGATGTGCTGGGCACTTATGTGAATAAGAATCGTGTTATTTGCATACAACCATTCTTGAAGGCCGAAGGTTGGGTGCGCTTCGAAATCTCAATTGGCAACCAGCGCTTCAAATGGCGCGGCAGATATTTTGTGG AAACCCCTGCTTTGGCGACTGAGAAGATTTTCTTCGAAACCGAAAACGTGCATAAAAAATCACCCGATCAGATACAAATCAACTGGgatccttataacttaacatcGAACGGCAATGCCAATATCATGATATCGCTTTGGGGCTATCGCGAAGTCACCATCTA TCCACAACTGGAATATATTGATGTGATCGAGGCTGGCCTAACCAACACGGGCTCCTATGTGATTTACCCGAAAAACTATGTGAATcgtaataattacaacaacgaTCTGCAATTCGGTTTCCTGCAAATAAATTTGACGAATCCAGAGCAGTATTCGGGTCTGAAGATTAGTCC AACACTCTGGTCACGTCCCATCCCTCTGGGCTGGTATTTCAATAAACAATGGGAGCGTAAGCACGGACTGCGTTGGCCTGAGGCGCTTTGTGAGAATTGGATACGAAATGACCGCTATTTGAG AACGTTCACTGGTGACTTGCCGCTTTGCCCCTGTACGCTGGAACAGGCCGTGTATGACAAAGGGCGCTACCGACCAGACAAGGAGTGTGACAAGGACTCGAATCCGACATGCTTGCGCCACAAGAACGCTATACATTGCGTCGTCAGCGGTAATCCAGT TGCCGAAGGTGCCGAACAGCAGTGTTGCTATGACCGCTACGGTTTCCTCATGTTAACACAAGATCAGGTGTGGGGCTCACGTCCGCGACGTAATCATAATCTCGGTAAAATGCCGTGGAATGAGGCTGGAAAGGTACCGACACTATCGAATTGGTTCCATGACATGCGTCCCTGGTACTCGTGCTGTCATTGGCAGAAGGAGCAGTCAGTGAATTGCGAAACTTTCCGCTTTGAACGTCGGCCCACACAAGATTGCGTTGGCTATCAGGCGCCTGGTGTATCTGGAGTTTTCGGCGATCCACACTTTATTACGTACGACGGCACGCAATACACATTTAATGGCTTGGGTGAGTTTGTCTTGTCGCGCAGTGTGGCCGCGGATCGTCGCTTCGAGGTGCAGGGACGCTTCGAACAGGTGCccaaaaaccaatatggcgcaGTGATGGCTACTCAGCTGACCGCTTTGGCAATGCGTGGCAATACGACAACAACCATTGAGGTGCTTTTGCGACCGAAATTCGCACGCTGGCGCTATGCCTTGGATGTGTTGGCCGATGGGCGGCGTATCTACTTCGATCGGGAGAGCATGCGGTTCCAACATTTTGATGGCGTCACCGTTTATACACCCACTTATCTACTAAATCAGTCGCAAGTTATAGTGATGTTCGATTCGGGCGTAGGCGTGGAAGTTGTTGAGAATGAGGGCTATATGACGGGGCGTGTATATTTGCCGTGGGATTTCATT aataaaacCGCTGGCTTATTCGGTAACTGGTCGTTTAACCCGTTGGATGACTTTGCGTTACCCGACGGCACAGTTGCCAATTTGAATCTGAACAATTTCCAGCAAATTTACACTAATTTCGGTCTGAAGTGGATGTTGGCTGATCGCAATATTCCGGGTGTGGGCACGGCTCTATTCTCGCGTGAGAACGGTCGAACTGCTAGCTATTATTCGAATGCCTCATTTGTTCCGAACTTTATGAAAGAGCCGCAGGACTTCTTGCCTTCGAACCGGTCGTATGACGTGGAGCGCGCAGAGGAGTTATGTGGCGAAAGTTATCAGTGTCGATATGATTACGGCATGACCTTGAATTCGGACATGGCGCATTTCACCAAAAATTACTACGACAGTTTGGTGAACATAAGGAATTTAAATTCAAA ACGCGTGGTTTCATGTGGCGTTCTGGAGACTCCTCGCTTTGGTCGCAAATTGAGCTTTGACTTCATGCCAGGTGCCAGGATTTCATTCGAGTGCAATGAGGGCTTTGTGCTGATGGGTGACCAACGTCGCGAGTGCATGGCGAACGGTCTCTGGAATGTACCGGAGTATGGTTACACATATTGCTTGC GTGAGGTATTCTATACACGTCGTGTCGCTTTTATTGCCATCGCTATTATTGTGGGCGTCATATGTCCACTGATGATTTGCATTGTTTGTGGTATTTACCGGTTCCGTCAGAAACAACTCAAGGAGGATCCCGCTTGGCAGATGACCATACCACGCTCGCGCGCCTCCTCGCGTTCCAACTTGCGCCAGCTGAGTGGTCCGGACGACGATAGCGATACGGATGCGACAGGCACACTCAAGAAAA CTAAGAAATGGGATCTGGATGACGAGGATGTGACCTCATCCGAAG GTGACAAGCCGCGTCAGATGGGCAGACGGTCGCTGCGCGCCAATTCGGGTACCGATCACGATCTACACGAAGAGGAAGAGGACGGTACAGCCGTAGATGAGCCAGGCCAAACGCGCGTGCAGGGACAGGCACACGATGCGACCGATACAGCAAACCCAGCCGCCTACAATCAGCCACCATCACCCGAGACGGATGAAGAGCCACAACACAGCTCCGTTTTACATCAACAGTACAGCCCGACCTTTAGCGGCGCCGACAGCCGCAACAGTTCAATGAATTATCAACCGAATGCAGCGGTACAGAACCGCTTTGGTGGTGTACCCGTTTTGCCCAACAACACGCAATTCTTCAATCGTCCGCCATCGAATATACCGGCGGGTGCGACCTCAATACCGTTACGCCAAGCACCGACTGTAACTCCGATAACGAATACGGCCATGCCACTGACGCAAGACAATGGCTTACCGTCGCCTCCATATGCCGCCTCACCGACGCCATCTGTGCAGCGCTCGACCGAGGTTTGA
- the LOC105217809 gene encoding protein mesh isoform X3 codes for MRFKILLAFALACVFSTLVTASENYSSELDNDAQAIDPKFKVSKDAEFVEMIPEVVQEHAKPPPPTVAPTTTTRITTEKTKPPVAIAPLPKNGVTPRNQTKSFLERTGALKMSEDFYLGELGFDINNDNGYDWSNPNNPTAPSVIPSQAAGGYVISSQRLQEIRSNLMYWYFDKDMNGGRGDYQYDIHASMTQLHKNLNFRLPFFGFIYNYTRLSLNGYLEFSDPPEYLTYPLVFPVKDWPKRRDPAFIGIWFSKCRVGRIYPTDVDQRTPGVYFRLERDLLRRTDRFGVEVRERTMWDIREGVVGAETFIPKHVLIATWKNVSFAGGIDNALFTTNTFQMVLATDEVYTYAIYNYDLLKWSSNTEAGGDTTTGEGGVPAFVGFNAGNGTRSYEYTPYSQQMVIRDLTSRGWGNGFPGRHLFRIDEQILIGSCNKDIDASHLPLTFAPEAGNMLGGTVVNITGPCFDPKKRVTCHFDTEDVLGTYVNKNRVICIQPFLKAEGWVRFEISIGNQRFKWRGRYFVETPALATEKIFFETENVHKKSPDQIQINWDPYNLTSNGNANIMISLWGYREVTIYPQLEYIDVIEAGLTNTGSYVIYPKNYVNRNNYNNDLQFGFLQINLTNPEQYSGLKISPTLWSRPIPLGWYFNKQWERKHGLRWPEALCENWIRNDRYLRTFTGDLPLCPCTLEQAVYDKGRYRPDKECDKDSNPTCLRHKNAIHCVVSGNPVAEGAEQQCCYDRYGFLMLTQDQVWGSRPRRNHNLGKMPWNEAGKVPTLSNWFHDMRPWYSCCHWQKEQSVNCETFRFERRPTQDCVGYQAPGVSGVFGDPHFITYDGTQYTFNGLGEFVLSRSVAADRRFEVQGRFEQVPKNQYGAVMATQLTALAMRGNTTTTIEVLLRPKFARWRYALDVLADGRRIYFDRESMRFQHFDGVTVYTPTYLLNQSQVIVMFDSGVGVEVVENEGYMTGRVYLPWDFINKTAGLFGNWSFNPLDDFALPDGTVANLNLNNFQQIYTNFGLKWMLADRNIPGVGTALFSRENGRTASYYSNASFVPNFMKEPQDFLPSNRSYDVERAEELCGESYQCRYDYGMTLNSDMAHFTKNYYDSLVNIRNLNSKRVVSCGVLETPRFGRKLSFDFMPGARISFECNEGFVLMGDQRRECMANGLWNVPEYGYTYCLREVFYTRRVAFIAIAIIVGVICPLMICIVCGIYRFRQKQLKEDPAWQMTIPRSRASSRSNLRQLSGPDDDSDTDATGTLKKTKKWDLDDEDVTSSEGSENKDTKVASDIEYVNKTGDKPRQMGRRSLRANSGTDHDLHEEEEDGTAVDEPGQTRVQGQAHDATDTANPAAYNQPPSPETDEEPQHSSVLHQQYSPTFSGADSRNSSMNYQPNAAVQNRFGGVPVLPNNTQFFNRPPSNIPAGATSIPLRQAPTVTPITNTAMPLTQDNGLPSPPYAASPTPSVQRSTEV; via the exons aTGCGTTTCAAAATCCTGCTAGCCTTCGCGCTAGCCTGTGTCTTCTCGACCTTAGTCACCGcaagtgaaaattattcttCGGAACTCGATAACGATGCGCAAGCAATTGATCCCAAATTTAAGGTGTCTAAAGATGCCGAGTTCGTCGAAATGATACCGGAAGTCGTGCAAGAACACGCGAAGCCACCACCTCCAACAgttgcgccaacaacaacaaccaggaTCACAACAGAAAAGACAAAACCGCCGGTGGCGATTGCGCCACTGCCCAAAAATGGTGTGACACCCAGAAATCAGACAAAGAGCTTCCTggaaagaactggagctctgaAGATGAGCGAAGACTTCTATCTGGGCGAATTGGGTTTCGATATCAACAATGACAACGGATATGATTGGT CAAATCCCAATAATCCTACGGCTCCATCCGTTATACCATCCCAAGCGGCAGGCGGTTATGTGATCTCCTCGCAGCGCTTACAGGAGATTCGTTCGAATCTAATGTACTGGTATTTCGACAAGGACATGAATGGTGGCCGAGGTGATTACCAATACGACATACATGCCTCCATGACACAGTTGCACAAAAATCTGAACTTCCGCCTGCCTTTCTTTGGCTTCATCTACAATTACACACGC CTCTCGCTCAATGGCTATTTGGAGTTCTCCGATCCACCAGAGTATCTCACATATCCGCTAGTCTTCCCCGTAAAGGATTGGCCGAAGCGTCGTGATCCCGCTTTTATTGGTATATGGTTTTCAAAATGCCGTGTGGGGCGCATATATCCGACGGATGTTGATCAACGCACACCCGGTGTGTACTTCCG GCTCGAACGTGATCTGCTTCGACGCACAGACCGTTTCGGCGTTGAGGTGCGTGAGCGCACCATGTGGGATATACGAGAGGGCGTCGTGGGCGCCGAGACCTTCATACCGAAACACGTGCTCATCGCAACATGGAAGAACGTCTCATTCGCCGGTGGCATCGACAATGCGCTTTTCACG ACAAACACATTCCAAATGGTTTTGGCCACCGATGAGGTATACACATATGCCATCTACAATTACGATTTGCTGAAGTGGTCCTCGAACACAGAGGCGGGCGGTGATACAACAACTGGCGAGGGCGGTGTACCGGCTttt GTGGGCTTCAATGCCGGTAACGGTACACGCTCCTACGAGTATACACCCTACAGCCAGCAGATGGTGATACGTGACTTGACGAGTCGTGGTTGGGGCAATGGGTTCCCGGGTCGCCATCTCTTCCGTATTGACGAGCAGATTCTAATTGGTTCCTGTAATAAGGATATCG ATGCTTCGCACTTGCCGTTGACTTTCGCGCCCGAAGCCGGTAATATGTTGGGCGGCACTGTGGTCAACATCACCGGCCCTTGCTTCGATCCGAAGAAACGCGTGACATGCCACTTCGACACGGAGGATGTGCTGGGCACTTATGTGAATAAGAATCGTGTTATTTGCATACAACCATTCTTGAAGGCCGAAGGTTGGGTGCGCTTCGAAATCTCAATTGGCAACCAGCGCTTCAAATGGCGCGGCAGATATTTTGTGG AAACCCCTGCTTTGGCGACTGAGAAGATTTTCTTCGAAACCGAAAACGTGCATAAAAAATCACCCGATCAGATACAAATCAACTGGgatccttataacttaacatcGAACGGCAATGCCAATATCATGATATCGCTTTGGGGCTATCGCGAAGTCACCATCTA TCCACAACTGGAATATATTGATGTGATCGAGGCTGGCCTAACCAACACGGGCTCCTATGTGATTTACCCGAAAAACTATGTGAATcgtaataattacaacaacgaTCTGCAATTCGGTTTCCTGCAAATAAATTTGACGAATCCAGAGCAGTATTCGGGTCTGAAGATTAGTCC AACACTCTGGTCACGTCCCATCCCTCTGGGCTGGTATTTCAATAAACAATGGGAGCGTAAGCACGGACTGCGTTGGCCTGAGGCGCTTTGTGAGAATTGGATACGAAATGACCGCTATTTGAG AACGTTCACTGGTGACTTGCCGCTTTGCCCCTGTACGCTGGAACAGGCCGTGTATGACAAAGGGCGCTACCGACCAGACAAGGAGTGTGACAAGGACTCGAATCCGACATGCTTGCGCCACAAGAACGCTATACATTGCGTCGTCAGCGGTAATCCAGT TGCCGAAGGTGCCGAACAGCAGTGTTGCTATGACCGCTACGGTTTCCTCATGTTAACACAAGATCAGGTGTGGGGCTCACGTCCGCGACGTAATCATAATCTCGGTAAAATGCCGTGGAATGAGGCTGGAAAGGTACCGACACTATCGAATTGGTTCCATGACATGCGTCCCTGGTACTCGTGCTGTCATTGGCAGAAGGAGCAGTCAGTGAATTGCGAAACTTTCCGCTTTGAACGTCGGCCCACACAAGATTGCGTTGGCTATCAGGCGCCTGGTGTATCTGGAGTTTTCGGCGATCCACACTTTATTACGTACGACGGCACGCAATACACATTTAATGGCTTGGGTGAGTTTGTCTTGTCGCGCAGTGTGGCCGCGGATCGTCGCTTCGAGGTGCAGGGACGCTTCGAACAGGTGCccaaaaaccaatatggcgcaGTGATGGCTACTCAGCTGACCGCTTTGGCAATGCGTGGCAATACGACAACAACCATTGAGGTGCTTTTGCGACCGAAATTCGCACGCTGGCGCTATGCCTTGGATGTGTTGGCCGATGGGCGGCGTATCTACTTCGATCGGGAGAGCATGCGGTTCCAACATTTTGATGGCGTCACCGTTTATACACCCACTTATCTACTAAATCAGTCGCAAGTTATAGTGATGTTCGATTCGGGCGTAGGCGTGGAAGTTGTTGAGAATGAGGGCTATATGACGGGGCGTGTATATTTGCCGTGGGATTTCATT aataaaacCGCTGGCTTATTCGGTAACTGGTCGTTTAACCCGTTGGATGACTTTGCGTTACCCGACGGCACAGTTGCCAATTTGAATCTGAACAATTTCCAGCAAATTTACACTAATTTCGGTCTGAAGTGGATGTTGGCTGATCGCAATATTCCGGGTGTGGGCACGGCTCTATTCTCGCGTGAGAACGGTCGAACTGCTAGCTATTATTCGAATGCCTCATTTGTTCCGAACTTTATGAAAGAGCCGCAGGACTTCTTGCCTTCGAACCGGTCGTATGACGTGGAGCGCGCAGAGGAGTTATGTGGCGAAAGTTATCAGTGTCGATATGATTACGGCATGACCTTGAATTCGGACATGGCGCATTTCACCAAAAATTACTACGACAGTTTGGTGAACATAAGGAATTTAAATTCAAA ACGCGTGGTTTCATGTGGCGTTCTGGAGACTCCTCGCTTTGGTCGCAAATTGAGCTTTGACTTCATGCCAGGTGCCAGGATTTCATTCGAGTGCAATGAGGGCTTTGTGCTGATGGGTGACCAACGTCGCGAGTGCATGGCGAACGGTCTCTGGAATGTACCGGAGTATGGTTACACATATTGCTTGC GTGAGGTATTCTATACACGTCGTGTCGCTTTTATTGCCATCGCTATTATTGTGGGCGTCATATGTCCACTGATGATTTGCATTGTTTGTGGTATTTACCGGTTCCGTCAGAAACAACTCAAGGAGGATCCCGCTTGGCAGATGACCATACCACGCTCGCGCGCCTCCTCGCGTTCCAACTTGCGCCAGCTGAGTGGTCCGGACGACGATAGCGATACGGATGCGACAGGCACACTCAAGAAAA CTAAGAAATGGGATCTGGATGACGAGGATGTGACCTCATCCGAAGGTAGTGAAAATAAAGATACAAAAGTAGCTAGCGATATTGAATACGTTAATAAAACAGGTGACAAGCCGCGTCAGATGGGCAGACGGTCGCTGCGCGCCAATTCGGGTACCGATCACGATCTACACGAAGAGGAAGAGGACGGTACAGCCGTAGATGAGCCAGGCCAAACGCGCGTGCAGGGACAGGCACACGATGCGACCGATACAGCAAACCCAGCCGCCTACAATCAGCCACCATCACCCGAGACGGATGAAGAGCCACAACACAGCTCCGTTTTACATCAACAGTACAGCCCGACCTTTAGCGGCGCCGACAGCCGCAACAGTTCAATGAATTATCAACCGAATGCAGCGGTACAGAACCGCTTTGGTGGTGTACCCGTTTTGCCCAACAACACGCAATTCTTCAATCGTCCGCCATCGAATATACCGGCGGGTGCGACCTCAATACCGTTACGCCAAGCACCGACTGTAACTCCGATAACGAATACGGCCATGCCACTGACGCAAGACAATGGCTTACCGTCGCCTCCATATGCCGCCTCACCGACGCCATCTGTGCAGCGCTCGACCGAGGTTTGA